Within Alphaproteobacteria bacterium, the genomic segment TCCTTCGCGGCGCCGGCGACGATGTCGTAGATGGCGGCCGAACCGCGGGCGTGGGCGAGCAGCAGGCCGCCCTGGACCGCCGACTGGAACAGCACCGCGTCGACCTCGGCGCCGCCGCGGGAGTCCTCGGCGGCCGCGGCCGGCATCCGGACGAAGACGCGGGTCAGCCAGGCGTGCAGCTGGCCGAAGAACGACCGCACCTCGGCCGCCAGCTCCGGCGGCAGCGAACCGATTTCGGCGGCGAGGACCGTGCACAGGCAGGTCTGCGCACCCTCGTCGACCAGCTGCCGGAAGGCCGCGACATAGCGGTCGAGCAGGGCGGAAGGC encodes:
- a CDS encoding TetR/AcrR family transcriptional regulator, translating into MPRRAKSAAILDSAERMARTVGFNAFSFRDVAEDIGIRSASVHYHFPTKTELGIALTRRFAERLMAELGDADDADVPPSALLDRYVAAFRQLVDEGAQTCLCTVLAAEIGSLPPELAAEVRSFFGQLHAWLTRVFVRMPAAAAEDSRGGAEVDAVLFQSAVQGGLLLAHARGSAAIYDIVAGAAKDRAGA